From a single Helicovermis profundi genomic region:
- the rseP gene encoding RIP metalloprotease RseP: MITAISFILVFCALVFFHEFGHFAAAKLNGIYVHQFALGMGPVLFKKKIGETEYSLRLLPIGGFVNMEGEDGESDHPRAFSNKKPFQRLIVLSSGPIMNFVLALILFFSVFTIIGFPSNIVGNVTDGFPAQVSGIERGDIIKTIDGRSIKSWEDVISAISSSKDTLDIVVVRNSKEIEFNIVPKLDNGRKIIGVTSGYQKNFFKSVKYSFLVVGDVIKGITSFLINLPLKGTQGGDVVGPVGMVGMIGKAAKESMVRLLQLSAMISINLGIFNLLPLPALDGGRIVFVLIELLRGKPVNKEAEGKVHFIGFVLLMALMVFLVFRDISKF, from the coding sequence ATGATTACAGCAATTAGTTTTATTTTAGTATTTTGTGCATTAGTTTTTTTTCATGAATTTGGACATTTTGCTGCAGCAAAATTGAATGGAATATATGTACATCAGTTTGCTCTTGGTATGGGACCTGTGCTCTTTAAGAAAAAAATAGGAGAAACTGAATACTCTCTAAGACTTTTACCTATTGGTGGATTTGTTAACATGGAAGGTGAAGATGGAGAATCTGATCATCCAAGAGCATTTAGCAATAAGAAACCCTTTCAAAGGCTAATTGTACTTTCTAGTGGCCCAATTATGAATTTTGTATTAGCACTAATATTATTTTTTTCTGTATTTACTATTATTGGATTTCCTTCAAATATTGTTGGGAATGTGACTGATGGATTTCCTGCACAAGTTAGTGGAATTGAAAGAGGAGACATTATTAAAACTATTGATGGTAGATCTATAAAATCATGGGAAGATGTTATTTCTGCAATTTCTTCTTCAAAAGATACACTAGATATTGTTGTAGTGAGAAATTCAAAAGAAATAGAATTTAATATAGTTCCAAAATTAGATAATGGAAGAAAAATAATTGGCGTTACTTCAGGATATCAAAAGAATTTCTTTAAATCTGTTAAATATTCTTTTTTAGTAGTAGGAGACGTGATAAAAGGCATAACATCATTTTTAATCAATTTACCACTCAAAGGAACTCAGGGTGGTGATGTTGTAGGACCTGTCGGAATGGTCGGAATGATAGGTAAAGCAGCAAAAGAAAGTATGGTGAGACTTCTTCAACTTTCAGCAATGATATCTATTAATCTTGGTATATTTAATTTATTACCACTTCCAGCACTTGATGGTGGACGTATTGTATTCGTGCTTATAGAACTTTTAAGAGGTAAGCCAGTAAATAAAGAAGCTGAGGGAAAAGTACATTTTATTGGATTTGTTTTATTAATGGCATTAATGGTATTTTTAGTTTTTAGAGATATTTCTAAATTTTAG
- a CDS encoding 1-deoxy-D-xylulose-5-phosphate reductoisomerase, which yields MINLVILGSTGSIGTQTLEVARENREEINILAISCNRNIEKLYSQIKEFTPKYAVVYSKTKYLELKNTVKLTKMSTEILHGMEGLNYISKISDADTVVSSLVGNIGLVPTVTAIKEGKRIALANKEVLVTSGELIMKLAEEYNSEIIPVDSEHSAIFQCLRGNNKKSIDKIILTASGGPFNKFTKNEIIDLKANKALKHPNWSMGKKISIDSATLMNKGLEVIEAKWLFDVELNQIDVVVHPESIVHSLVQYKDSSVIAQMGLPDMKLPIQYALFYPNRMKNDYPRLNLAEISKLTFEKPDLVKFPCLNLAFESLRIGGTMTTVLNAANEVLVDLYLKDKIKFYDIPLFIESVLEKHKPILNPTIDDILGVDKEIRKKVFNEVLKNIRK from the coding sequence ATGATTAATTTAGTTATTCTAGGTTCTACTGGTTCAATTGGAACTCAAACGCTGGAAGTTGCAAGAGAAAACAGAGAAGAAATAAATATACTTGCTATTAGTTGTAATAGAAATATTGAAAAATTATATAGTCAAATTAAAGAATTTACTCCTAAATATGCCGTTGTATATAGTAAAACAAAATACTTGGAGTTAAAAAATACAGTTAAATTAACTAAAATGAGCACAGAAATTTTACATGGAATGGAAGGCTTAAATTATATTTCTAAGATTAGCGATGCAGATACAGTAGTGTCATCTTTAGTTGGCAATATTGGACTTGTTCCAACAGTTACAGCCATAAAAGAAGGCAAAAGAATTGCGCTTGCAAATAAAGAAGTCCTAGTTACATCGGGTGAACTTATAATGAAACTAGCAGAAGAATATAATTCTGAGATTATTCCTGTCGACAGTGAACATAGTGCAATTTTTCAGTGTTTAAGAGGAAATAATAAAAAATCTATCGATAAAATCATTTTAACTGCTTCTGGAGGCCCATTTAACAAATTCACTAAAAACGAAATAATTGATTTAAAAGCTAATAAAGCATTAAAACATCCAAATTGGAGTATGGGTAAAAAGATATCTATTGACTCTGCTACACTTATGAATAAAGGCTTGGAAGTAATTGAAGCTAAATGGTTGTTTGATGTAGAACTAAATCAAATTGATGTTGTAGTGCATCCAGAAAGTATTGTCCATTCTTTGGTACAGTATAAGGATAGTTCTGTAATAGCTCAAATGGGACTTCCGGATATGAAGTTGCCAATTCAATATGCTCTTTTTTATCCCAATAGGATGAAAAATGATTATCCAAGACTAAATCTTGCTGAAATATCAAAGTTGACTTTTGAAAAACCAGATTTAGTTAAATTCCCATGTTTAAATTTAGCTTTTGAGTCACTAAGAATAGGTGGAACTATGACTACAGTTTTAAATGCTGCCAATGAAGTTCTTGTTGATTTGTATTTAAAAGATAAAATTAAGTTTTACGATATACCACTATTTATAGAAAGTGTATTAGAAAAACATAAGCCGATTTTAAATCCTACTATAGATGATATTTTAGGCGTTGATAAAGAAATTAGAAAAAAAGTATTTAACGAAGTACTTAAAAATATAAGAAAATAG
- a CDS encoding phosphatidate cytidylyltransferase, with translation MLKRILSSIIALPLLFFFVIKGGNFLLIAAFIINIIALFEFYASFKGNNIKPINIISYFVTTLLYLMLFFYFRYEVYMFLILTLISTSLGVVVFSNKYKLSDVAITILGFFYITFSISHIVMIDKIDNGFFIWYIFILAWVSDTSAYFVGSLLGRRKLIPNVSPNKTVEGAIGGVIGAIVVSYLYSFIFNKEFLLFSIFLGLLGSVFSQIGDLIASKIKRINGVKDFGNIMPGHGGVLDRFDSIIFTGPLVYYVVLLYQYMAK, from the coding sequence ATGTTAAAGAGAATTCTTTCAAGTATAATAGCTCTTCCTTTATTATTTTTCTTTGTAATAAAAGGTGGAAATTTTTTGCTAATAGCTGCATTTATAATTAATATTATTGCACTATTTGAATTTTATGCATCATTTAAAGGAAATAATATTAAACCAATAAATATTATAAGTTATTTTGTAACAACTTTGCTTTACTTAATGTTATTTTTTTATTTTAGATATGAAGTGTATATGTTTTTGATTTTAACCCTTATATCAACGTCTTTAGGGGTTGTGGTATTTAGTAATAAGTATAAATTATCAGATGTAGCGATAACTATTTTAGGTTTTTTTTATATAACGTTTTCTATTTCTCATATTGTTATGATCGATAAAATTGATAACGGCTTTTTTATATGGTATATATTTATTTTGGCTTGGGTATCTGATACTAGTGCATATTTTGTGGGTTCTTTACTTGGAAGGCGAAAATTAATACCTAACGTAAGTCCTAATAAAACTGTAGAAGGGGCAATAGGCGGAGTAATTGGAGCAATTGTAGTTTCTTACTTATATTCTTTTATATTTAATAAAGAATTTTTGTTGTTTTCTATATTTTTAGGTTTATTGGGAAGTGTTTTTTCTCAAATAGGGGATTTAATTGCTTCAAAAATTAAAAGGATAAATGGTGTTAAAGATTTTGGTAATATTATGCCAGGTCATGGTGGAGTATTAGATAGATTTGATTCTATTATATTTACAGGACCATTAGTATATTACGTAGTATTATTATATCAATATATGGCTAAATAA
- a CDS encoding isoprenyl transferase, with the protein MTKEKRKIPNHIAFIMDGNGRWAKKKLKPRLFGHKAGVEALKDIVKFGSKNNIGFMTFYAFSTENWSRPVKEVNGLMELLVVFLRKEIRELHENNVKITFIGKIDELPKLQKSEVNKAMDKTKDNTGLVFCIALNYGSRLEIVDACKSIVDLCLNEKLKGSDINEKLFESYLYTKEIPDPDLLIRTSGEKRLSNFLLWQLAYTEFYFTDVYWPDFNVNELNKAIDVYTTRNRRFGKVKEE; encoded by the coding sequence ATGACTAAAGAAAAAAGAAAAATTCCAAATCATATTGCATTTATTATGGATGGAAATGGTAGATGGGCTAAGAAAAAATTAAAGCCAAGATTATTTGGCCATAAAGCAGGAGTAGAGGCTTTAAAAGACATTGTAAAATTTGGTTCAAAAAATAATATTGGATTTATGACTTTTTATGCTTTTTCTACTGAAAATTGGAGTAGGCCAGTTAAAGAAGTGAATGGATTAATGGAACTTTTAGTTGTTTTTTTAAGAAAAGAAATAAGAGAATTGCATGAAAACAATGTAAAAATTACATTTATTGGCAAAATCGATGAATTGCCTAAACTTCAAAAGAGTGAAGTAAATAAGGCTATGGATAAAACAAAAGATAATACAGGTTTGGTTTTCTGTATTGCTCTTAACTATGGTTCTAGGCTTGAAATTGTGGATGCGTGTAAATCAATAGTTGACCTATGTTTAAATGAAAAGCTAAAGGGTTCAGACATTAATGAAAAATTATTTGAATCGTATTTATATACAAAAGAAATACCGGATCCAGATTTATTAATAAGAACAAGTGGAGAAAAAAGGTTGAGTAATTTTCTTTTATGGCAATTAGCCTATACAGAATTTTATTTTACAGATGTGTATTGGCCTGATTTTAACGTTAATGAATTAAATAAAGCAATTGACGTTTATACGACTAGGAATAGAAGGTTTGGAAAAGTTAAGGAGGAGTAA
- the frr gene encoding ribosome recycling factor, which yields MPSEIFSNLEEKMTKTVSVLKNELHSIRAGRANPSLLDRIMVEYYGSKTPLKQVAAVSAPEPRLLQVSPYDVTALKDIERALIASDLGINPSNDGKIIRLAIPMLTEERRKSLTKVVKKTGEDSKVALRNERRRSNDLLKKMHKDNDITEDELKESNKKVEELIKKYSEIVDKLIEQKEKEILAV from the coding sequence ATGCCAAGTGAAATATTTAGTAATTTAGAAGAAAAAATGACAAAAACAGTTTCTGTACTAAAAAATGAATTACATAGTATAAGAGCAGGAAGGGCTAATCCATCATTACTTGATAGGATTATGGTTGAATATTATGGTTCTAAAACTCCGTTAAAGCAAGTTGCTGCAGTCTCTGCACCTGAACCAAGACTACTACAAGTTTCACCGTATGATGTTACAGCATTAAAAGATATAGAAAGAGCTTTAATTGCGTCAGACTTAGGAATAAATCCTTCAAATGATGGTAAAATAATCAGACTTGCTATACCAATGTTAACAGAAGAAAGAAGAAAAAGTTTAACTAAAGTAGTAAAGAAAACGGGTGAAGATTCGAAAGTTGCACTTAGAAATGAAAGACGTCGTTCGAATGATCTACTTAAGAAAATGCATAAGGACAACGATATAACAGAAGATGAACTAAAAGAATCAAATAAAAAAGTTGAAGAATTAATAAAAAAATATTCAGAAATTGTTGATAAATTAATTGAACAGAAAGAAAAAGAAATTTTAGCTGTCTAA
- the pyrH gene encoding UMP kinase has protein sequence MFCRIIKKNGGILLKPKYKRIILKLSGEALAGENGFGIDQDIINNIASEIKKLHEFGTEIAIVIGGGNFWRGRSNDNMDRSTADYMGMLATVINSLGLQDAIENLGLETRVMSAIDMRQIAEPYIRRKAVRHLEKNRIVIFSAGTGNPFFSTDTTASLRAAEIDAEIILLAKKVDGVYDCDPEKNKNALFYDKLSYIDVLNQRLQVMDSTAITLCMDNNIPIHVFGLKDTSNIIKVSCGEKIGTIIS, from the coding sequence ATGTTTTGTAGAATTATTAAAAAGAATGGGGGAATACTTTTGAAACCTAAATATAAGAGAATAATATTAAAACTTAGTGGTGAAGCATTAGCTGGAGAAAATGGTTTTGGGATTGACCAAGATATTATTAATAATATAGCATCGGAAATTAAAAAATTACATGAATTTGGCACTGAAATTGCAATAGTTATTGGTGGTGGAAATTTTTGGCGTGGAAGGTCTAATGATAATATGGATAGATCAACTGCTGATTATATGGGAATGCTTGCTACAGTAATTAATTCATTAGGTCTACAAGATGCTATTGAAAATTTAGGTTTAGAAACAAGAGTAATGTCTGCAATTGATATGAGGCAAATTGCTGAACCTTATATTAGAAGAAAAGCAGTTAGACATTTGGAAAAAAATAGGATTGTAATTTTTTCTGCTGGCACAGGTAATCCATTCTTCTCAACGGATACTACTGCTTCATTAAGAGCAGCTGAAATTGATGCAGAAATAATCTTACTTGCCAAAAAGGTAGATGGAGTTTATGACTGTGATCCAGAAAAAAATAAAAATGCTTTGTTTTATGATAAATTAAGTTATATAGATGTATTAAATCAAAGATTACAAGTTATGGATTCAACTGCTATAACTTTATGTATGGATAATAATATTCCGATTCATGTTTTTGGATTAAAAGATACATCTAATATAATTAAAGTAAGTTGTGGTGAAAAAATAGGAACTATTATTAGTTAA
- the tsf gene encoding translation elongation factor Ts — protein MAVTAAMVKELRQITGAGMLDCKKMLVETDGDVEKAVNLLREKGLAKAAKKSGRIAAEGIVTSYIHSGRIGVLVEINSETDFVAKNDEFQEFARDIAMQIAATNPTYVSREEVPEEIIAKEKEILKVQALNEGKPEKIIEKMVEGRIAKFYKDVCLLEQPFIKDSDVNVETLLKSKIAKIGENLSIRRFARFEVGEGLEKKEENFAEEVAKQLNA, from the coding sequence ATGGCAGTTACTGCAGCTATGGTAAAAGAATTAAGACAAATTACAGGTGCTGGAATGCTTGATTGCAAAAAAATGCTTGTAGAAACTGATGGTGATGTTGAAAAAGCGGTTAACTTATTAAGAGAAAAAGGACTTGCTAAAGCAGCTAAGAAATCTGGTAGAATCGCTGCTGAAGGTATTGTTACTTCATATATTCATAGTGGAAGAATTGGAGTATTAGTTGAGATTAATTCTGAAACTGACTTTGTTGCGAAAAATGATGAATTCCAAGAATTTGCAAGAGATATTGCGATGCAAATTGCAGCGACAAATCCAACTTATGTTTCAAGAGAAGAAGTTCCAGAAGAAATTATTGCTAAAGAAAAAGAAATTCTTAAAGTTCAAGCTTTAAATGAAGGAAAACCTGAAAAAATAATTGAAAAAATGGTTGAAGGAAGAATAGCAAAGTTTTACAAAGATGTTTGTTTATTAGAACAACCATTTATTAAAGATTCTGATGTAAATGTAGAAACTTTATTAAAATCAAAAATTGCTAAAATCGGTGAGAATTTATCAATTAGAAGGTTTGCTAGATTTGAAGTTGGAGAAGGCCTTGAAAAGAAAGAAGAAAACTTTGCTGAAGAAGTTGCAAAGCAACTTAATGCTTAA
- the rpsB gene encoding 30S ribosomal protein S2 yields the protein MAAISMKQLLEAGVHFGHQTRRWNPKMKEYIFTERNGIYIIDLQQTVKLADNAYNFIKQVSLEGGNVLFVGTKKQAQEAIEAEAKRCGMYFVNQRWLGGMLTNFKTIKKRIDLLYKLEKMEDDGTFDVLPKKEVIKLKLKKEKLQRFLGGIKEMPGAPSAIFIVDPKKEKIAINEARVLGIPVVAIVDTNCDPDEVDYVIPGNDDAIRAVKLIASKMADAIIEGRQGQEDSKESK from the coding sequence ATGGCAGCAATATCAATGAAACAATTATTAGAAGCAGGTGTTCACTTTGGACATCAAACAAGAAGATGGAACCCCAAAATGAAAGAATATATCTTTACTGAAAGAAATGGTATATATATCATTGATTTACAACAAACAGTAAAGTTAGCTGATAATGCTTATAATTTTATTAAACAAGTTTCACTTGAAGGTGGAAACGTTCTTTTTGTTGGTACTAAAAAACAAGCTCAAGAAGCTATTGAAGCAGAAGCAAAAAGATGTGGAATGTATTTTGTAAACCAAAGATGGTTAGGTGGAATGCTAACAAACTTTAAAACAATTAAAAAAAGAATTGATTTATTATACAAATTAGAAAAAATGGAAGACGATGGAACTTTTGATGTTTTACCTAAAAAAGAAGTAATTAAATTAAAATTAAAAAAAGAAAAATTACAAAGATTTTTAGGTGGAATTAAGGAAATGCCTGGTGCACCTTCTGCAATTTTTATTGTTGACCCTAAAAAAGAAAAAATCGCTATTAATGAAGCTAGAGTACTTGGTATTCCAGTTGTTGCTATTGTAGATACAAACTGTGATCCTGATGAAGTTGATTATGTAATTCCTGGAAATGATGATGCTATTCGTGCAGTTAAATTAATTGCAAGTAAAATGGCGGATGCAATTATTGAAGGAAGACAAGGTCAAGAAGACTCAAAAGAAAGCAAATAG
- a CDS encoding DUF342 domain-containing protein, with amino-acid sequence MDENKVPLKNDEKKYEIIIKLSSDYYSAFLTIIKYEEFSIKREEIISALSAKNITYGIEEEAIDFIVQNPHEVSDVKIAIGKPHINGKDGEIIYKIKKDKKIKPKILPNGNVDFKDLSFITSIKKGQILAEMIPPTKGSKGTTVTNKVINAKSGKMINFKFGKNVELSEDSMALIASADGTIVFDGDKITIIELLEIKGDVGVKTGNIKFSGKVIVNGSLTSGYIIDCDDDLEIRGIVESAEVICKGNVLISSGIQGNDLAKLNIKGDLVSNFINNCSCKVGGDIESGSIMHSNIVCDGSIHLKGKSGLLVGGEVNVRKEILAKTIGSDMGTLTKLTLGIDSEIIKEYQTITDMLKETKESKKKLEQLINLLTRQLKSDKDNEETKLMLEKTKLSKKQINMEFMELSEKFVKINEFINELQGAKVAAGIIHVGTMIKIGNSNYNVKNTLKGVELYREKGQIVAVAI; translated from the coding sequence ATGGATGAAAATAAAGTTCCATTAAAAAATGATGAGAAAAAATATGAAATAATCATTAAACTTTCTAGTGATTATTATTCTGCGTTTTTGACAATTATTAAATATGAAGAATTTTCAATTAAAAGAGAAGAAATAATTAGTGCCTTAAGCGCTAAAAATATAACTTATGGAATTGAAGAAGAGGCAATTGATTTTATAGTTCAAAATCCTCATGAAGTGAGTGATGTTAAAATTGCTATTGGAAAACCTCATATTAATGGAAAAGACGGTGAAATTATATATAAAATTAAAAAAGATAAAAAAATTAAGCCCAAAATACTTCCAAACGGAAACGTTGATTTTAAGGATTTGAGTTTCATTACTTCTATAAAAAAAGGTCAAATTTTAGCAGAAATGATTCCACCTACAAAAGGTTCTAAGGGAACTACGGTTACTAACAAAGTTATAAATGCTAAATCAGGAAAAATGATTAATTTTAAATTTGGAAAAAATGTTGAACTTTCTGAAGATAGCATGGCTCTAATTGCATCAGCAGATGGTACAATTGTTTTTGATGGTGATAAAATAACTATTATTGAACTTTTAGAGATAAAAGGTGATGTTGGCGTTAAAACAGGGAATATTAAGTTTAGTGGTAAAGTTATTGTAAATGGTAGCCTAACAAGTGGATATATTATAGATTGTGATGATGATCTTGAAATTAGAGGGATAGTTGAGAGTGCTGAGGTGATATGCAAAGGAAACGTACTTATAAGTTCAGGTATTCAAGGTAACGATTTGGCTAAACTTAATATCAAAGGTGATTTAGTAAGTAATTTCATCAATAATTGCTCATGCAAAGTTGGAGGCGATATTGAATCGGGATCAATTATGCATTCAAATATTGTATGCGATGGTTCTATACATTTAAAAGGTAAAAGTGGACTATTGGTTGGTGGTGAAGTGAATGTGAGAAAAGAAATTTTAGCCAAAACTATTGGTTCAGATATGGGAACATTAACTAAATTAACTTTAGGAATAGATAGTGAAATTATCAAAGAATATCAAACTATTACAGACATGTTAAAAGAAACCAAAGAAAGCAAAAAGAAACTTGAGCAACTTATTAATCTATTAACTAGGCAACTTAAATCTGACAAGGACAATGAAGAAACAAAATTAATGCTTGAGAAGACTAAGCTTAGTAAAAAACAAATAAATATGGAGTTTATGGAGCTCTCAGAAAAATTTGTTAAGATTAATGAATTTATTAATGAATTACAAGGAGCAAAAGTTGCAGCTGGGATTATTCATGTTGGTACAATGATAAAAATTGGTAATTCAAATTATAATGTTAAAAACACATTAAAAGGTGTTGAATTATATAGAGAAAAGGGTCAAATTGTTGCAGTTGCAATATAA
- a CDS encoding sigma-70 family RNA polymerase sigma factor → MKKEKLWKSYKNTGDKKYKDELIVEYIDLVKIISGRLYTNYNSHVEYDDIVSYGIIGLIDAIEKFDLSKNVKFETYANIRIRGAVIDQMRSLDWIPRSTRHKFRVFEEAINKLQNQFGNNYNDEDIAKELNVDLKELYDIISEISTLSIASLDEKIEENSNFGVKSNNLDFSPEKKLLYNESVDNLHNVIEGLPERERTIVNLYYFSELTYKEIAEILKISESRISQLHTKIIAKLRKTIGN, encoded by the coding sequence ATGAAAAAAGAAAAATTATGGAAATCATATAAGAATACAGGCGATAAAAAATATAAAGATGAGTTAATCGTTGAATATATTGATTTAGTTAAAATAATTTCTGGTAGATTGTATACAAATTATAATTCTCATGTTGAATATGATGATATAGTAAGCTATGGCATCATTGGTCTTATTGATGCCATAGAAAAATTTGACTTATCAAAAAATGTTAAGTTTGAGACGTATGCAAATATTAGAATTAGGGGTGCAGTTATTGATCAAATGCGGTCGTTAGACTGGATTCCTAGAAGTACGCGTCATAAATTCAGGGTTTTTGAGGAAGCAATAAATAAATTGCAAAATCAATTTGGAAATAATTATAACGATGAAGATATTGCAAAAGAACTTAATGTTGATTTAAAAGAACTTTACGATATTATTTCTGAAATTTCAACTCTTTCAATTGCCTCATTAGATGAAAAAATTGAAGAAAATTCAAATTTTGGAGTTAAATCTAATAACCTTGATTTTTCACCGGAAAAAAAACTGCTTTATAATGAGTCTGTAGATAATCTTCATAATGTAATTGAAGGTTTACCTGAGAGAGAAAGAACTATTGTGAATTTATATTATTTTTCTGAACTTACTTATAAAGAAATTGCAGAAATATTAAAAATTTCAGAGTCAAGAATTTCTCAGTTACATACAAAAATAATTGCTAAGTTAAGAAAGACTATAGGTAATTAA
- a CDS encoding chemotaxis protein CheD, with the protein MSKIIKVGMADLKVVKYPDALTTLGLGSCIGICLYDPVTKVTGLAHIMLPSSKAIRKNSNEAKFADTGTVKLIKEMKKLGADPKRMVCKIAGGAQMFAFSSGNDTMKIGARNAIAVKEIMKSLSIPLKANETGGNFGRTIEFYSEDGRLLIKTIGHGEKVL; encoded by the coding sequence ATGAGTAAAATAATTAAAGTTGGTATGGCAGATTTAAAGGTTGTAAAATATCCTGATGCATTAACTACTCTTGGTCTTGGATCATGTATAGGTATATGTCTATATGATCCAGTAACAAAAGTCACAGGACTTGCACATATTATGCTTCCTTCGAGCAAAGCAATTAGAAAAAATTCGAATGAAGCAAAATTTGCCGACACTGGCACGGTGAAATTAATAAAAGAAATGAAAAAACTTGGTGCAGACCCAAAGCGTATGGTTTGCAAAATTGCAGGTGGTGCACAGATGTTTGCTTTTTCTAGTGGTAATGACACTATGAAAATAGGAGCGAGAAATGCAATCGCAGTAAAAGAAATTATGAAATCATTAAGTATTCCATTAAAAGCTAATGAAACAGGTGGCAACTTTGGTAGAACAATAGAATTTTATTCGGAAGATGGTAGACTTTTAATAAAAACTATCGGTCATGGTGAAAAAGTTCTATAG
- a CDS encoding chemotaxis protein CheC → MGDYFDDINSMVIDVLKEIGNIGAGNAATALAKMVNTKVDMTVPKVKILEFSEVPEMIGGEEMQVAGIFFKLSGDLNGSIMFVLDLDSAYSIIDLLMPREVKELDEFTMSALKEIGNILSGSYVSSLASLTNLKINISVPSLAVDMAGAVLSVPAIQFGLMGDKVLIIENEFLEIEASKSTKGYFFLIPDEDSYDILLSSLGVSL, encoded by the coding sequence ATGGGTGATTATTTTGATGATATCAATTCAATGGTAATTGATGTTTTAAAAGAAATTGGAAATATTGGTGCTGGTAATGCTGCGACTGCATTAGCAAAAATGGTTAATACAAAAGTTGATATGACGGTTCCGAAAGTAAAAATATTAGAATTTTCTGAAGTTCCGGAGATGATTGGCGGAGAAGAAATGCAAGTTGCAGGTATTTTCTTTAAACTTTCTGGTGATTTAAATGGCTCTATTATGTTTGTTTTAGATTTGGATTCTGCATATTCGATTATTGATTTACTAATGCCTAGAGAAGTCAAAGAGCTAGATGAATTTACTATGTCGGCATTAAAGGAAATAGGGAATATACTTTCAGGTTCATATGTTTCATCGCTTGCAAGTTTAACGAATTTAAAAATAAATATTTCAGTTCCTTCCTTAGCTGTTGATATGGCAGGAGCAGTGCTTAGTGTGCCTGCAATTCAATTTGGTCTTATGGGTGACAAGGTATTAATTATTGAAAATGAATTTCTAGAAATCGAAGCATCAAAAAGTACAAAAGGATATTTTTTCTTAATTCCTGATGAAGATTCTTACGATATTTTATTAAGTAGTTTGGGTGTGAGTCTATGA
- a CDS encoding chemotaxis protein CheW — protein MASKEYVLFKINEENYGIDIDNVENIEKIIPITRVPYTEKYVLGVVNLRGNIIPVVDLRARFSIEKKEFDDESRIIIVSVNDLKIGMVVDASSEVLRLESDDIDTAPPVRGNVHLDFVREIGKNEGRIIMLVDLKKILGLVEVEN, from the coding sequence ATGGCTAGTAAAGAATATGTTTTATTTAAAATAAATGAAGAAAATTATGGTATAGATATTGATAATGTCGAAAATATTGAAAAGATTATTCCTATAACTAGAGTTCCTTACACAGAAAAATATGTATTAGGCGTTGTAAATTTGCGTGGTAATATTATACCTGTTGTTGATTTGAGAGCAAGATTTTCAATAGAAAAAAAGGAATTTGATGATGAGTCTAGAATAATTATAGTAAGTGTAAATGACCTCAAAATTGGAATGGTTGTTGATGCTTCAAGTGAAGTTTTAAGACTTGAAAGTGATGATATTGACACAGCACCTCCAGTTAGAGGAAATGTTCATTTAGACTTTGTTAGGGAAATTGGCAAAAACGAGGGTAGAATTATAATGTTAGTAGATTTAAAAAAAATTCTCGGCTTAGTAGAAGTTGAAAATTAA